In the genome of Streptomyces aquilus, the window GAACAGGAACCAGCCGCGTGCAGTCATACCGCCATGCTCGTCGCGGCGTCAGCGCCCGTCTTGAACGCTGTTGCGGTACGCCGCCGGCGTCACCCCCAGCACCCGCCGGAACCAGCGGGTGAGGTGCGCCTGGTCGGCGAAGCCCACCGCTGCCGCCGCCTCCGCCGGGCGCAGGCCCGATTCCAGCAGGGTGCGGGCGCGGTGGACTCGGTATTGCGCCAGCCAGGCGTACGGGGGCAGGCCCATCGTCGTACGGAAGGCCCGGAGGAGTTGGTAGCGGGACAGGCCCACGTCCTCGGCCAGCGTCGCCAGGGACGGAGGGGCCAGCAACTCGTCCGCCAGACGGTCTCGTACGAGCAGCGCGATACCGTCGCCGCCCGGCACCACGTCGTCCGTCGCCCGTGCCGTGGAGTGGCGGCGGGCCAGTGCCGTCAGGAGCCACGGCAGTCGCGACTCCGCCTCCAGCGGGTCGGGGCAGGCGCTGAGTTCCGTGTGCGTCAGGCGGAGGGCGGCAGCCAGCTCCGGGTCGTCTATCAGGGGCTCGCGGAAGTGCGGGAAGCCGAGGGTGCCATCGGCCAGCAGGGGTGTCGCCGCGTACAGGGCCCGGTACGCGTAACCGTCCGTCGTGGTTCCCGGGCCTCCCGTGTGCACCTCCCCGGGTGCCAGTACGACGATGCTGCCCGGGCCCGTGCGGATGTGCCCGCCTCTGTAGTCGATGATCTCCGAGCCGCCCACGCAGACGCCGACCGTGAACTCGTCGTGGGCGTGGGGGGCGTAGACGTGCTTGTCGAAGCGGGCCGTGAGGAGGTCCAGGCGGGGGCCACAGCGGCCCAGTCTTGCCCGCGTCCACAGTGCCTGTTCCACGCCGCGCCCCCTGTCCTCCGTCGTTCTCAGGGTGCAACGCCTAGGTGGTCAGAGAAAGTCCGCTGTCTCCAGGTCGAAGGAGAAGGGCTCGGGGAGTGCCACTGCACGTCTGTCGATGAACGCCTGTACAGCTGTTCCACGATCTGGCTGATGCAGTGCTCGTGGTGCCCATCGAGCAACGGCGTCACCACGAGTTCCCCCTCATCGGATCCAGTGCCACGGCCACCAGACAACAGCCCTTCACCTAGCGCCAGGACCGAACCGTCGAAGATCACCCGTTAGTGACCAGCATCGGCCCGGCCCCTGCCCCTGCCCCTTGACCATGCCGCGACGTCAACGTCTCTACTGACCCCATGCGCATCGGAGAACTCGCCGCCGCCGTCGGCGTCACCACGCGGACCGTGCGGCACTACCACCATCTCGGGCTGTTGCCCGAGCCAGAGCGGCTCAGCAACGGCTACCGGGACTACACCCTGCGGCACGCCGTCGTCCTCGCCCGTATCCGGCGGCTGACCGAGTTGGGGATGGGGCTCGCGGAGGTGCGGGACGTGCTCGCGGAGGATGCCGGGAAGGATCTCGTCGAAGTGCTCACCGAGCTCGACGAGGACCTGGCCCGGCAGGAGGCGGCGATCCGCGAGCGGCGGGCGCGGCTGCGGGCGCTGCTGGAGGCGGAGGGCGGGCTGAGCGTCGAGGGGCCCGTCTCGCCGGAACTGGCCTCGCTGTTCGGGGACTTGGCTCATGTCGGGGCCGACTCCCCCATGGCCGTCAAGGACCGCGAGATGCTCGCGCTGATCGACACCATGACGGCCGTGGAGGACCGGGAGCGGCTCGTGGACCTGCTGCGCGGCGCCCTCGGCTCCCCCGAGGGGATCGCGCGGGCACTCGAGGCGTACGCCCTGCTCGACGACCTCGCCGAGGCCGACCCTGCCGAACCTGCCGACCCGCGCGTGGCGGAGGCCGCCGGTACCCTCGCCGACTGCATGCCCCGCGAGCTCGTCCCCCGCACGGGGATCGACGCGGACAACAGCTTCATGCGCGCCTTCTACGCGGACCTCGCCCCCGCCCAGGCGGAAGTCCTCCGCCTCGCGATGCGGATCCTCACCGAGGCCGAGGAGCCGTCGTGAGGACGGCCGGGAGGACGGCCGGGAGGACGGCCGGGAGGACGGCTGCGTGGGTCCTCGTGCGCCATGAGCTGCGGCTGCTCGCCAGCCTGGCGCTGTGGGCGGCGCGGCGCACGCACGGGGCCGACGGCGGGCGGGCGTTCGGGTATGCGCGGGGGCAGGGCGCGGTGATGTTCGGCTTCGCCTTTGTGTGTTGCGTGGAGACGCTGACCATGTCCGTGCTGCTGCGGGACCATCCGACCGTGCACCACGTGGTGTTCGTGCTCGACGTGTACACCATCGTGTTCGTCGTCGGGATGCACGCGGCCTCCGTCGTACGGCCGCACGTGCTCGGCCCCGGCGTGCTGCGCGTCCGCCACGGCGTGCACGTCGATCTGCGCATACCGGTCGAGCACATCGCGACCGTACGCCGCGAACTGCGCACCACTCACGAACGCGCCGACGGCGAACTCGACGTCCCCGTGGGCGCACAGACCACCGTCACCCTCGAACTCACCCACCCCATAACCCACTTCACCCCACTCGGCCGCCAACGCCACATCCACACCGTCCGCTTCCACGCCGACGACCCCGCCTCCCTCATCAGCGCGATCACGCAGGCGCGAACCGCACCTTCGCCGCTCCCGGATCGGCCTGCACCAGCCTGACCCGCAGACGCTCGCCCAGCGGAAGACGGTCCCCCTCGATCCGCCCGATCACCGCCGGGGACTCCAACTGCACCACCCCCACCGACGGCCTCCGCTCCTCCACCTCCACCACGCACCCGTCGAAGACCTCCCCCACCCGGTCCTTCAACAGCGCCGCCTCCACGATGTCGACGCACTCCCGCTCGACCGTGCCCGCACGCCGGCCGCCCTCGGCCATCTCCTGCGGGAGTGACTCCAACGCCGCCAGCACCCACTCCGGCGGCGCCTCCCCCGCCACCGCCGCCAGGCAGATCTCCGACGCGTACCGGTCGGCCAGGCGGCGCAAAGGGGCCGTGCAGTGGGCGTACGGCGCCGCCACCGCCGAGTGTGTGGTGATCAACGGAAGAACTCCGTCCCGGAACACCGTGTAACCCGCACCCCGCAGCAGCGTCGTGCACTCCTGCAAGAACGCCGCGTGGTGCGGGTCATGCGGGTCCAGCGAGCGCACCAGCGCCGCGTACGAGACATGGTGCGGCCAGTCGATGTGCAGCGCGTGGGCCGTGCGGCGCAGGCGGCCCACGGCGCCGTCGGGGGCGGCGGGGAGCGTGCGGAGTACGCCGGTGCCGTGCGCGAGCATCAGGTCGGCGGCCGCCATGCCGGTCAGGAGGGAGATCTGGGCGTTCCAGCCGTCCGCGGGGAGCGGCGCGCGATACGTCAGCTCATATCCCCCGTCAAGCTCGACGATCTCCTGCTCGGGGACCTTCAGGGAGATGCCGCCACGGGCCACCTCCAACTCCTCCCGCAGCCGGCCGATCACCTTCAGCAGCGCCAGTGGCTCCTCCGCCGTACCCTCGTCGATCTCCTTCTGCACGCCCTCGTAGTCGAGCTTCGCGCGGCTGCGGACCAGTGCGCGGCGCACGTCCACCGCCACCGTCCGGCCCTCCGCGTCCAGGTCGATCGTCCACAGGGCCGCCGGGCGGGTCCGGTCCGGGAGCAGGCTGGCCGCGCCCTCGCTCAGCACGGGCGGGTGCAGGGGGACCTTCTCGTCGGGGAAGTACAAGGTCATCACCCGACTGTGGGTCTCCTTGTCCAGTGCCGACCCTGGTACGACGAACGCGGCGACGTCGGCGATGGCGTACCGGACGCGGTAGCCGGTGCCCTGGCGGGAGAGGTGCATCGCCTGGTCGAGGTCGACGGACGTGGGCGGGTCGACGGTGAAGAAGGGGATGTCGGTGGCGTCGTACGTCGGGAGCAGCGGAGGACGCTCGGCGTCGGCCAGCGCCTCGGGCGGGTAGGCCTCCGACACTCCGAGTTCGGTGCGCAGTGCGGTGAGGGCGGCCCGGAGAGGGGCTTCGGGGGCGCCGGTCACGCTGATGTGGCGGCGGGGCATACCAGCGAGCGTAGAGCGGGGGGCGCGGGGTGGCACGCCGTACGCTATGGCGAAGCCAGACGTGAAGGAGATCCCGCCCGTGCTTGTCCTGCTGCCGCCGTCCGAAGGCAAGGCCTCCTCCGGTCGTGGCGCCCCGCTGAAGCTGGAGTCCTTGTCGCTGCCGGGGCTGACCGAGGCGCGGTCCGCCGTGCTCGCGGAGCTCGTCGAGCTGTGTGCGGGGGATGAGGACAAGGCCCGGGAGGTGCTCGGGCTGAGCGAGGGGCTGCGGGGTGAGGTCGGGAAGAACACCGAGCTGCTGAGCGCCGGGGCGCGGCCCGCCGGGGAGATCTACACCGGTGTGCTGTACGACGCGCTCGGCCTCGCCTCCCTCGACACTGCGGCGAAGCGGCGGGCCGGGCGGCAGTTGCTCGTGTTCTCCGGGTTGTGGGGGGCCGTCGGGGTCGGCGACAAGATCCCCTCGTACCGGTGCTCCATGGGTGTGAAGCTGCCGGGGCTGGGGGCGCTGGGCGCGCACTGGCGGGGGCCCATGGCCGACGTCATGCCGGAGGCGGCGGGGTCGGGGCTCGTGCTTGATCTGCGGTCCTCCGCTTACGCCGCCGCGTGGAAGCCCAAGGGGGAGGTGGCCGGGCGGACCGCGAGCGTGCGGGTGCTGCACGCGCCGACGCGGAAGGTGGTCAGCCACTTCAACAAGGCCACCAAGGGGCGGATCGTACGGAGTCTGCTGTCGGCGGGCATCGCGCCGGCGGGGCCTGCCGAGCTGGTGGAGGCGCTGCGGGACCTCGGGTACGTCGTCGAGGTCGAGCCGCCGAAGGGGGCCGGGAAGGCGTGGACGCTGGATGTGCTGGTGGACGAGATCCACTAGCGCGGCCACCTATCCATTGCACCCTCCGCAACGCTCGTTGCACACATCGCTCCCCCTGGGCACGATGAGGCCATGAGCGTGCTGGATCTCGCCCCCGTCGTGCCCGTCGTCGTCATCGAGGACGCCTCCGATGCCGTGCCGCTGGCGCGGGCGCTGGTGGCGGGAGGGCTGCCGGCGATCGAGGTGACCCTGCGGACGCCGGCCGCGTTGGAGGCGATCCGGGCGATCGCCGACGGGGTGCCGGACGCGGTGGTCGGCGCGGGCACGGTCGTGACGCCGGAGCAGGTGACGGCGTCGGTGGCGGCCGGGGCGCGGTTTCTGGTCAGCCCGGGGTGGACGGACGTACTGCTCGACGCCATGCGGGCGTCCGGGGTGCCGTTCCTGCCGGGGGTGTCCACGGCGTCCGAAGTCGTCGCGCTGCTTGAGCGCGGGGTGCGGGAGATGAAGTTCTTCCCGGCGCAGGCCGCGGGCGGGACGGCGTATCTGAAGTCGCTCGCCGGGCCGTTGCCGCAGGCGCGGTTCTGCCCGACGGGCGGGATCGGCCCGGCGAACGCTCCCGACTATCTCTCCCTGCCCAACGTCGGCTGCGTGGGCGGGACTTGGATGCTCCCCGCGGACGCGCTGGCCGCCCGGGACTGGGCGCGGGTCGAGGAACTGGCCCGCGCTGCGGCCGAACTCAAAAACCTCAGGGACGCAGGTGGGACGTGTCGTTGAAGAGGCGGACGCTGGCGTTGCCGTCGGCGTAGTACGCCACCGCCGACAGCGACGCGGCGCTCAGTTCCATACGGAACAGGGACTCCGGCGGGGCGCCGAGGGCGAGGCGTACGAACGTCTTGATCGGCGTGACGTGCGTGACGAGCAGGACCGTGCGGCCCGCGTACGTGGCGATCAGCTTGTCGCGGGTGGCGGCGATACGAGTGGCCGTCGCCGCGAAGCTCTCGCCGCCGCCGGTGGGTTCGGCGTCGGGGTCGGAGAGCCAGCGGTTGAGGTCGTCGGGGTAACGCTCCCGCACCTCACCGAAGGTCAGCCCCTCCCACGCCCCGAAGTCGGTCTCCCGCAGACCGTCCTCGACGGTCACGTCCAGCCCGAGGCGCTCGGCCACGGCGGCCGCGGTCTGCCGGGTACGGGCGAGAGGCGACGCCAGGATCTCCTGTACGGTGCCACGCCGGGCCAGCGCCTCCCCGACCAGCCGCGCCTGCTCCTGGCCCACCTCGGACAGCGACGGGTCGGTCCCCCCGCTCCCCGAGAACCGCTTCTGCGGAGTCAGCGGCGTCTCCCCGTGCCGCAACAGCACGAAGGTCGCCGGCGCTCCCATGTCGGCCGGGGCCCAGCCGGAACTGGCGACGGTTTGAGCGGCACGGACATCAGCGTCGGCTTCAGCGGCTCCGCCGCCCGAAGACTCCGCCGCTCCGCGGCGGGAGGACCGGCCAGGAGAAGAAGCGGCAGCGGCGGAGGACGCCGAAGCCGCCGAGGCAGAAGAGCCCGAAGCCGTCCCGGCAGCGGCCGCCCCCAGCGCCGCCCGCACTCGCGCCGCACCCGCCGCCGCGTCTCCCGGCGGGCCGGACACCTCAGGCACAGCTGACGCTACGGAGCCGGCGGACTCGGCCGCCCGCGCCTGCAACTCCGCCGTCGAACCGGACTCCGACCACTGCTCCCCCCGCGCCCCCGCGTCCATCGCCTCGTTCGCCAACCGGTCCGCGTGCTTGTTCCGCTCGCGCGGGATCCACTCGTATGTCACCCGGTCCGGCGGGAACACCCGTGCCGCCTCCATCGCCAGCGGCTTCATGTCCGGGTGCTTGATCTTCCAGCGGCCCGACATCTGCTCGACGACGAGCTTGGAGTCCATGCGGACGTGGACGGACGCGGACGGGTCCAGGTCGTGCGCCGCGCGCAGACCCGCCACCAGCCCCCGGTACTCGGCGACGTTGTTCGTCGCGACGCCGATGTACTCGGCCCGTTCCGCCAGCGTCTCGCCGGTCGCCGGGTCGATGACGACCGAGCCGTACCCGGCCGGGCCGGGGTTGCCCCGCGACCCGCCGTCCGCCTCGACGATGAACTCCCGCACGCGTAAAGCTCCTTACAGGACCCGCAGGCCCCTGCCGACCCTCAGGCCTTTACTGAACCCTCGGGCCCTTACAGACCCGACTCGGCCGTGCGCACCAGGATGCGGCGGCAGTTCTCGCAGCGGACGACCGTGTCGGGGGCCGCCGCGCGGATCTCGTTGATGTCCGTGATCGCCAGCTCCTGGCGGCAGCCCTGGCAGGTGCGCTGGTACAGCTTCGCCGCGCCGATGCCGCCCTGCTGCTCGCGCAGCTTGTCGTAGAGCTTGAGCAGGTCCGCGGGGATGGTGCCCGCGATGACCTCGCGCTCCTTGGTGACGCTGGCGACCTCGCCGTCGATGCCCTCGTACGCGGCCTCCCGGCGGGCCGTCGCGTCGTCGATCTTGCCCTGGACCGCGCCGACCCGCTCGGTCAGCTCGGCGACCCGCTCCTGGGCGGACTCGCGGCGCTCCATGACCTCCAGGACGATGTCCTCCAGGTCGCCCTGGCGCTTGGCGAGGGAGGCGATCTCGCGCTGGAGGTTCTCCAGGTCCTTCGGGGACGTGACCGCGCCGGAGTCCAGGCGCTGCTGGTCGCGGGCGGCGCGCTGGCGGACCTGGTCGACGTCCTGCTCGGCCTTGGTCTGCTCGCGGGCGGTGTCGCTCTCCTCGGTCTGCGCGGCGACGAGGAGGTCGCGCAGCTGGGTCGCGTCCTTGGTCAGCGACTCGATCTCGGCGTGCTCGGGCAGCGACCTGCGCTTGTGCGCGAGCTGCTGGAGGCGGACGTCCAGGGCCTGGACGTCGAGAAGACGGATCTGGTCGGCGGGCGCGGCGTTCAGTTGGGGGCTCCCGGTGAGTCGGTGGTGGCGGTGGACGCCGCGTGGGCGGTCCAGGGGTCGGTGACCGTGCGGGAGACGTGGACCCTGAGGTCCCATCCCTCCCGGTCGGAGATCTCGTCGAGCTGGGCGGCGGCCAGCTCGCACCAGGGCCATTCGGTGGCCCAGTGCGCCGCGTCGAGCAGCGCGAGAGGACTGTGGGCCCGCGCCTCGGAGGCGGGGTGGTGGCGCAGGTCGGCGGTGAGGAAGGCGTCCACGCCGGCGGCGCGTACGACGTCGAAGAGGCTGTCGCCGGAGCCGCCGCTGACGGCGACCGTGCGGATGACCGCCTCGGGGTCGCCGGCGACGCGGATGCCCTGCGCGGTGGCGGGGAGGCGCTCGGCGGCGCGTTCGGCCAGCTCGCGCACGGTCAGCGGGTGGTCCAGCTCGCAGATCCGGCCGAGGCCCCGGCGGCCGCCCGGGTCGGCCGGGTCCGGTACGAGGGGTCGTACGACCCGGAGGTCCAGTGCGCCGGCGAGGGCGTCGGAGACACCCGGGTCGGCGGTGTCCGCGTTGGTGTGGGCCACGTGCAGCGCGATGTCGTTCTTGATGAGGGTGTGGACGACCCGGCCCTTGAAGTGGGTCGCCGCGACCGTCGTCGTACCGCGCAGGTAGAGCGGGTGGTGGGTGACCAGCAGGTCGGCGCCCAGCTTCAGCGCCTCGTCGACGATCTCCTGGACCGGGTCGACGGCGAACAGGACCCGCCCGACCTCCTGGTCGGGATCGCCCACGACGGTGCCGACCGCGTCCCAGGACTCGGCCCGCTCGGCGGGCCACAGGGTCTCCAGCGCGGCGATGACTTCAGACAGACGGGGCACGCACAAAAGGCTACCTGGCTGTTCTGCGCCCTTGTACCGGTGTGGCTCCCCTTGGCCCCGCCCAGCACACCCACCTCCGTTTCCTCAGGCGAATCGTTCCTTGGCCACCCCTTTGTGTGAAGTGGTCATCGCCTGGTCCCCCGTCCGTGCGTGCGAAAACTAGCTTCGTGGCCGGAGGTGACCGAACCATGACGGCCTGTGCGATCGAGCCCACGGCGGCGGACGAGGACGGTACGCCGCAGGCTGGCTGCGTGATCACCGCGGACGGCGCCTACGCCGCCCGCCTCACACGTGACGGCGACTCCTGGTTCCCGGAGCGCTGGACGATGGACGGCCCGGAGCCGTACGCGGTGCCGCTGCCCGGCAACCAGCCGGAGGAGCCCGGCACTGAAGTGCAGCCGATGGCGGACGGGCGGGTTCTGATCCGGCGGTTCGCGGACGGGCGGCACAACTTCTCGCTGCTCTACCCGACCGGCCCCGGCACCGGCGAGCTGCTGCTCGGCGCGGTCGAGTGCCCGGACGAGGGGACCCGGCTGCGGCTGCTGCCGCCGGCACCGGACGGGGAGAAGGCGTACGCCCTCGCCGTGGGCCGGCGGACGACGGCGGTGTGGCTCGTGGCGGGGGGTGCCTTCGGCCCGGAGCACCTCGCGGAGATCCCGGGGCGCTGCTCGGGCGGGGTGTGGCTGGACCGGGCCGGGCGGATGCTGGCCCTGGACCGGGAGGTCGGCGGCTGCACCAAGGCGATCGTGGTGGACCTGGCACGGGGCGGCGAGGTGTCGCCGCTGCTCCAGATCGCGGCGGGCAGCGACGACCGGCTGCTGCTGGCCGACCCGGACAGCGGACTGCTGCTGATCGCCTCCGACGCGCCGTCGCCCGGGCAGGAACGGTTGGGCTGGGGCGTCATGGGCAGCACGCTGCCGGTGCGCTTCCCGGAGAGCCTGCGGCTGCCGGAGTGCACGGTGACGCCGTTCGCCATCCAGCCGGGGCAGGTGCTGATGCCGGAGAGCTGCGCGGTGGCGCTGCGCATCGACGGGCCGCTGGGCAGCTGGGTCGGGATGTGGCGGCCGGACGGGCGGCAGGTGCACCATCTCGCGGCGCCCGTGGGCTGGTTGGCGGGCAGCGGGCTGTGGACGCGGGACAGGGTGCTGCGACTGCCGTACGCGACGGACGACGTGCCGTGCGGGGTCGCGGAGTTGACGATGCCCGCAGCGGGGGGAAGAGCCATCGGGAACGGGGGAACCGCGGGGGACGCGGGCCCGGGGGATCCGGACAGGGGCGGGACGGCCGCCGGGCGGACGCCGGACACGGCGTCGGCCTCGGGTACCGGCGGGCCGTCGGAGCCGGATCCCCCGGAGCCCGCGGCGGACGCCGAACCGGAGCCGGTGGAACCGGTGGTGCCGCGTCCGGTGCCGCTCGGGAAAGCGCCTCTGGCACGTCTTGTAACGAACTAGTGCCGGTTGGCGTGGCCGCCTGGATTCGGCCCGTGGGGTGCCGGTTAAACTCGCCCGGCTGTTAGAAAGATCATGTTGACGGGGTGAGTTCTTCCGATGAGCGACGCACGCACGATTCAGCCGCCGCACACCGATTCCCAGGATGCCTCCGGCCACGGCAGGCACCGCGGTCAGATCTCGGCTCAGGACGGTGAATCGGCCCCTCGCGGCCGGCACCGCAAGCCGGCCGAGGAGACCGAGTCGGCGGCCTGAGGACGCAGGACGCACGGCCCCGTTCACCTTCGTGGTGAGCGGGGCCGTTCTGTGTTGGCGCTATGCGCGTTTCAGCCCCAGCACTTCGGCCGCGCCGAACGTCTCCCCCTCCGGCCGCTGCGCGAAGTGCGGAGTGAGGGCCGCGTCGAGTTCGTCGTACGTGAAGGTCTCCTGCTTGCTGTCGAACTTGGCCCGCACGCGTGGCCGTTCGACGACGGCGACCATCCCGCCGTGGACCACGAGGAGCTGTCCGTTGACGCGGGCGGCCGCCGGGGAGGCCAAGTAGCCGACGAGCGGGGCGACATGCTCGGGGGCGAGCGGGTCGAGGCGGTCCTCGGGGAGTTCGAGGCCCGCGAAGACGTCCTCGGTCATCCGGGTGCGGGCGCGCGGGCAGATGGCGTTGGTGGTGACGCCGTACTTGGCGAGGGCGAGGGCCGTGGAGGTGGTGAGCCCGACGATCCCGCCCTTCGCGGCGGCGTAGTTGGGCTGTCCGGCCGAACCGGCGAGGAACGCCTCCGAGGAGGTGTTCACGATCCGCCCGTACACCCGCCCCCCGGCCTCCTTGGCCCGTGCCCGCCAGTGTGCGGCCGCGAAGTGCGTGGTGTTGAAGTGGCCCTTGAGATGGACGCGGATGACCGCGTCCCACTCCCCCTCGGTCATCGAGAACACCATGCGGTCGCGCAGGATGCCGGCGTTGTTGACGAGGATGTCGAGCTTGCCGAACTCGGCGACCGCCGACCCGACGAGTTCTCCGGCCTGGTGGAAGTCGGCGACGTCTCCGGTGTGGGCGAGCGCCTTGCCGCCCGCCGCGCGGATCTCGGCGGCGACCTCCTCGGCGGGGCCGGCGGAGGCCGCGCCGGAGCCGTCGCGTCCGGGCTGTCCGAAGTCGTTGACGACGACGGCGGCGCCGAGCCGGGCGAGTTCGAGCGCCTCGGCCCGGCCGAGCCCCCGGCCCGCACCGGTGACGATCGCGGACAGCCCCTCAAGTGGCAGTGACATGGTCCGGGTTCCTCAGATCTCGATGCACGTACGGAGCGCGGTGCCCGTGCGCATCTGGTCGAGGGCCTCGTTGATGTCGGCGAGCGGCACCCGGTGGGTGATGAGCCCCTCCAGGTCGATGCGGCCGGCCCGCCACAGCGCGATGGTCCGCTCGTAGGAGGTGAGGACGTCGCCGCCGCCGTACATGGACGGCAGGATGCGCTTCTCGTCGAAGAACAGCTCGAACATGTTGAGTTGGAGGAAGTCGTCCATGGCGCCCGCGCCGACGACGACGAGGGTGCCGCCGCGCCGGGTGTGGTCGTAGGCCGTGCGGGCGGTGGCGGACTTGCCGACGACCTCGAAGACGTAGTCGAACCCCTCGCCGCCGGTGACCTGTTGCTTGGCGTCGGGCAGCTCGTCGGGGGAAACGGCCTTCGTGGCGCCGAACTTGAGGGCGGACTCGCGCCGGGAGGCGACCGGGTCGACGGCGACGATCTCGGCGGCGCCCTTGAGCCGGGCGCCCTGGATCGCGGATATGCCGACGCCTCCGCACCCGATGACGGCGACGGACGAACCGGCGGCCACATCGGCGGTGTTGAGGGCGGCACCGAGTCCCGTGGTCACCCCGCAGCCGATGAGCGCGGCGATGTCGAAGGGCACGTCGTCGGGGATCGGGACGGCGCAGCCGACGTCGACGACGACCTCCTCGGCGAAGGTGCCGGTGCCGGCGAAGCCGAACAGGTCACCGGCGGGGCGCTTGAAGTTGGGGGTGCCGGCGTTCATGAACCCGGCCAGGCACAGCTCGGTCTGGCCGCGCTTGCAGGCGGGACAGACACTGCAGGCGGGCAGCCAGCAGACGACGACCCGGTCCCCCGCCTTCAAGTGGCTGACCCCTTCCCCGACTTCGAGGATCTCCCCGGCGCCCTCGTGCCCGGGTACGAAGGGCGCGGGCTGCGGCAGGACGCCGCTCATCGCGGACAGGTCCGAGTGGCACAGCCCGGTGGCCCGCACCCGGATCCTCACCTTGCCCGGGCCGAAGCCCACCGCCTCGACGTCGTCGAGGACCTCCAGCTTGTCCTGGCCGATCTCGTGCAGTACGGCTGCGCGCATGGTGCGGCTCCCCTCGGATCATGCGGAGTTCAGGAGTGTGCGACGACGGTGTCGGCGAGGACGGGCGCGTCGTCCCGTTCGACGGCGCTGACGGCCACGCGGGTCTCGGCGGCCGTGTGCCACATGCGGATGCGCAGGGTCTCGCCCGGGTAGACGACCCCGGCGAACCGGGTGTCGTACGACCGCACGCGGGTCACGTCCCCGCCGAGCAGCGTGTCGACGACGGCCTTGAGCGCGATCCCGTAGGTGCACAGCCCGTGCAGGATCGGCCGCTCGAACCCGGCGACCTTGGCGAACTCGGGGTCGGCGTGCAGCGGGTTCCAGTCGCCGGAGAGGCGGTAGAGCAGCGCCTGGTCCGGGCGGACGGCCCGCTCGACGACCCGGTCCGGCTCGCCGACGGGCGGTTCGAGCCGTCCGGAGGGCCCGCGCTCGCCACCCCAGCCGCCTTCCCCGCGTACGAAGATCTGGGCGTCGTTGGTCCACAACGGGCCCTCGGCGTCGGTGACTTCGGTGCGCATGACGAGGACGGCGGCCTTGCCCTTGTCGTAGATCGCGGCGATCCGGCCGGTGGCGGTCGCGGTGCCGTCGACCGGGAGGGGGCGGTGGATCGTCAGCGACTGTCCGCCGTGCAGCACCCGGGCCAGGTCGACCTCGATGCCGGGCATGGACAGGCCGCTGATCACGCCGGGCGAGCCGGAGCCGGCGACCGTGGCGAAGCTCGGCAGGACGTGCAGCCGGGACTCCAGGGTGTAGCGCAGTTCGTCGGGGTCGGTGGCGGGACTGTCCTTGTCGGGGTTCGCGCCCGCGCCGATGCCGAGGTGGTAGAGCTGCACGTCCTTGGGGTTCCAGGAGATCTCGCCGGAACGGGGTTCGGCGGCAAGGGCCTTGGCGGCATCGATGGGCACTGCGGCTCCCTCGGGTTCGGAGTCGGGCTCAGAGAGACCCCGGTACGGCCGTCCGCACCGTCGGCCATACCGAGGTCGTCACGGGCCGATCTAGAACGCG includes:
- a CDS encoding MaoC/PaaZ C-terminal domain-containing protein gives rise to the protein MPIDAAKALAAEPRSGEISWNPKDVQLYHLGIGAGANPDKDSPATDPDELRYTLESRLHVLPSFATVAGSGSPGVISGLSMPGIEVDLARVLHGGQSLTIHRPLPVDGTATATGRIAAIYDKGKAAVLVMRTEVTDAEGPLWTNDAQIFVRGEGGWGGERGPSGRLEPPVGEPDRVVERAVRPDQALLYRLSGDWNPLHADPEFAKVAGFERPILHGLCTYGIALKAVVDTLLGGDVTRVRSYDTRFAGVVYPGETLRIRMWHTAAETRVAVSAVERDDAPVLADTVVAHS
- a CDS encoding Nif3-like dinuclear metal center hexameric protein, translated to MPRLSEVIAALETLWPAERAESWDAVGTVVGDPDQEVGRVLFAVDPVQEIVDEALKLGADLLVTHHPLYLRGTTTVAATHFKGRVVHTLIKNDIALHVAHTNADTADPGVSDALAGALDLRVVRPLVPDPADPGGRRGLGRICELDHPLTVRELAERAAERLPATAQGIRVAGDPEAVIRTVAVSGGSGDSLFDVVRAAGVDAFLTADLRHHPASEARAHSPLALLDAAHWATEWPWCELAAAQLDEISDREGWDLRVHVSRTVTDPWTAHAASTATTDSPGAPN
- a CDS encoding 3-oxoacyl-ACP reductase; translation: MSLPLEGLSAIVTGAGRGLGRAEALELARLGAAVVVNDFGQPGRDGSGAASAGPAEEVAAEIRAAGGKALAHTGDVADFHQAGELVGSAVAEFGKLDILVNNAGILRDRMVFSMTEGEWDAVIRVHLKGHFNTTHFAAAHWRARAKEAGGRVYGRIVNTSSEAFLAGSAGQPNYAAAKGGIVGLTTSTALALAKYGVTTNAICPRARTRMTEDVFAGLELPEDRLDPLAPEHVAPLVGYLASPAAARVNGQLLVVHGGMVAVVERPRVRAKFDSKQETFTYDELDAALTPHFAQRPEGETFGAAEVLGLKRA
- a CDS encoding Zn-dependent alcohol dehydrogenase; the protein is MRAAVLHEIGQDKLEVLDDVEAVGFGPGKVRIRVRATGLCHSDLSAMSGVLPQPAPFVPGHEGAGEILEVGEGVSHLKAGDRVVVCWLPACSVCPACKRGQTELCLAGFMNAGTPNFKRPAGDLFGFAGTGTFAEEVVVDVGCAVPIPDDVPFDIAALIGCGVTTGLGAALNTADVAAGSSVAVIGCGGVGISAIQGARLKGAAEIVAVDPVASRRESALKFGATKAVSPDELPDAKQQVTGGEGFDYVFEVVGKSATARTAYDHTRRGGTLVVVGAGAMDDFLQLNMFELFFDEKRILPSMYGGGDVLTSYERTIALWRAGRIDLEGLITHRVPLADINEALDQMRTGTALRTCIEI